In Methanomassiliicoccales archaeon, the genomic window TCACATACAGAATTCATTTTTATCGTTTGTCATTGACTCTGGGGCTAATGAATAAGGGTTGTTGAACGCCAGAAAATTGAAGAGCCGCCTCGCCCATGCGTTGACTATGGGGAAACCGATACATGTTGAGTTGGCACCCGTGTTTTCTATATGTCTCTCACTGCTCGGCCTTGCCCTCCTAGGAATCGCTTTGATGTCCCTTTTCATGGGTGTCCTTTTTGTTACGACTGGATGGGCTTATTGGTTGCTTCTAGTTGGATTAATTTTTGCCCTTTTAGGGGGCGCTTGGCTTTGGAAGTTCTTATCGATCCTCACGAAATATAGAAAATTACTCGCCACGAGAAGTAAGTCCGAATTCATTACGAATCTTGACGAAATTGAGTATATGGCCTGGAAACTCCCATCGAAATATCAAAGAGAACTTGACTTGAAGCGGAATGAACTGAAAATAAAATAAAAGAATCTTATATAAAATAGATTTTGTAATAAATCGGACGATCGTTCTTATAAGGGGGAGACCCCTTTATTTCCACTGGAAATATGTCTCCCACGGCGTACACCACGTGCAACTCCACGAGTTTTAACTTTTGAACGACTAGGTTTAATATCGTCGAGTGTTAAGCCCCTGGCAACTTTTCGCAATATGTAGAGACATTAACAGTGCCATCGTAAATAATAGCATTGACTGTTATTTCTCGAGCTGAGTCAAGAGGCCAGATAGCTTGTTTCTGTGACGTGCCGAATATCTGATTTTAAATGATCAAAAGCTTCAAAGTAGCCCTTGATTCTCTCAATAAGGGATTCGATTCCAGCTTTTGTTGAAGCGGAGACGGCAACGATATTATTTGATTGGATTCTATTTGAAACAAACCTCATCCTTTCCTCAACCTCTAGAGAGTCTAACTTGTCGATTTTATTCAGAACGACAACCACTTTTCTAAAGTCTACATCGGGTAGCAGGATTTTCATCGATGCATTGAGTTTTCTTTCTATCTCAGAAATTGGATCTGAGATATCTAAAACAAGTAACACAAGGTCAGCAGCGAAAATCTCATCAATCGTGTTTCTAAAAGATTCGATAAGAAAAACAGGAAGATTATCCAGAAAACCAATTGTATCTATTAAAATAAGATCCTCCTTGATATTCGCAATACGCCCTCTCAGCGGTTTCAATGTGGAGAACATTTTCGGCTCAACTATAGTATCTTTTTTAGTAAGGCTAATGAATAGGCTCGACTTGCCTGCGTTCGTATAACCAGCTAAAGAGACGACTGGCGGCCTAATTTTCTTTTTGAATCCTATATAGAGATTGTTTTCTCTCAGTTTTTTCAGCTCATCATCAATTTTTCTTATCCTCTTCTTAATAAGATCGTAGTAAACCGCCGCTTCGTAGTCGCCGCTAGAAAAATGACCTGCCCTCTCCCCTTTTTTCGTCCGGTGGATCCAATCCCTAATGAATGGAATTTCATACTTAAGTCTGGCCTTCTCGACCTGTAACTTTGCTTCTTTGCTATTGGCACGACTTGCAAAGATCTCGAGAACTAAGCTCACTCGATCTATGCATTTGATATTCAACATCCTTTCGAGATTGTATTGTTGTGACGGTTTTAGATCCCCATTAACTATGATCGTATCTACGGCCCTGCATCGAAGAACGGTCCTGACCTCGTCGATCTTTCCTTTTCCTATGAACGTCGACGAATCGGGGATATTCCTACGTTGAATAATCTCATAAATCACTTCATATCCCGCAGATGCTGCAAGTTCTTCAAGTTCTGCGACTTTTTCATTAGTTGTAATGATCGCTGCCGTTTGCCAACTCATATTCAAATCTCTTAGCTTTTTTAGGAAATATTAATCAATATCGTTATTTGAAGTTATTTGATTGAAGTGGGGTAGCTAAAGCCCGCACAAAGCCTGGAAATATCCAATGTTCTAATCACATCTCTTCACTACACTTTATGTCCAGTTCAAAGTATCCTGTCTTCGGATTTAAACGCCGTCCTAGTTCTATCTTTGTAAACTTTCTGATCAATACTTCATTAAGTACGTTAACCGTCCCCTTAAAAAGATGTCCCCCAAATGCTTCGAATTGATCGCTAGAGACAGAACAGTGAAGATGTATTGGTACCTCTGTACCAATTGTTATTGAACCCGATAGGGACAATAATTCATGTGGTTTTTCAAAATATTTTTTGATGTATTCTTTTCCTGTGAAGTAGCCAAGGGTGAACTCCCTTAGTATACCCACCCCGCCAAGAACCCAACCGTTCTTTACATCATATCTCTTTGACACTTCAATTAGGCTTGAATGCACATCCTCGCCGTCCTCAAGCTTAACAATAATAATATCTTCTTCGTGGCTGCAAATCAAAATTTCCCCTCCTATTTTTAAATCTAATAACAGATTTTTAGTATTCATAATTTCGTGGCATCAACCTTCTGCATCCAAATCCTACACATGAAGTTGGTAATTCCGATTCTCCGTTAAGCAGTCATGCATTAATTTATGTTGCCAGATGAGAAAAAACCCTATACGAATTGTCGGGATCGGCCGAGGCTAAACTTCCACAGGAAACGAAGGGGTTGGGCCGAACAAGATCAACAGCCAGCAACAACATTTTATTGAACCAGTGTTCCGGTCATTTGTGTGTGCAAAATAAAAATAAAGTTCTTGTAATCAACCAACCTATTCATTCCGGTAATCGGATCTCGATATGATCTCCAATCGAAATGAAGGGGTGGGATATTTTTGTTCCCGCACCTTCAGCCATATGGGGGGAGTGCCCTTGGATGAGAACATCTTTCAACCGTATCTCAAGTCAAAGTCATTATTTAAAAGAAATCGAGAGATCTTACGACCATCGTATATACCAGATGAACTTCCTCATAGACAGCAACAGATCAGCCAATTGGCAGCAGTTCTCGCTACAGCTTTGCGGGGCGATAGGCCTTCGAACGTGTTAATCTTTGGGAAAACGGGAACGGGAAAAACAGCATGCGTGAAGTATCTGGGAAATGAGATTAGGAAGGCCGACGCCACATCAAACCGCGTTAACTTTTTCTATATGAATTGCGAAGTCGTTGACACTCAATACGGAGTACTCCAGAACATCGGGAACAGATTGATCAGCGATTTCGGTGAGAGAATTCCGTTTACTGGTTGGAGCACAGAAAGACTCTATAACATTTTTCGGGAGAGAATCGAAGAGGAGGGGAAAGTCAACATCATTGTTTTGGACGAAATCGATAAATTGGTTTACAAAAGCGGTGACGATATTCTCTATCACTTGTCAAAGATAAACGATGACCTCGTGAAAGCCAAGGTATCGCTAATCGGCATCTCTAACGACCTCACTTTCACTGAATTCCTCGACCCCCGCGTCAAAAGCCGTCTTGGCGAAGAAAAAATGGTCTTTCCACCGTATAACGCTGAGCAACTACAAGACATACTCAAGCAGAGGGCCGCACTTGCGTTCGAAGAGGGGGTCTTGGAGTCAAGTGTTATCCCGCTTTGCGCAGCCCTAGCGGCACAGGAACACGGTGATGCGCGGCGTGCACTCGATCTATTGAGGGTTGCAGCAGAGATCGCAGAACGCAACCGCGATGATAAGATCACAGAAGCGCATGTATACAAAGCAAAAAACAAAATCGAGCTCGATTGTGTTACAGAGGCGATTAGGACGTTGCCAACGCAGTCGAAACTCGTGCTCATGAGTATTGTAGTAAACGAAGAGAAAGGTCGGGAAAGGCTTACGACAGGGGACGTTTACGAGGTTTATAGAGAGTTGTGTAGGGCCGTTGGTGTAAGTGTGCTGACGCAGAGGAGGATCACTGACCTTATCTCGGAACTAGACATGCTCGGTATCATCCATGCCCGCGTCAAATCGTTCGGTAGAGGTGGTCGGACCAAAGAAATTGAGCTGAGTGTTCCGCCTCATGACGCAAAGAAAATACTGGAGGAGGACGAGATGCTCCAGGGCCTCAAGAACTTTAAACCCAAGACTCAAACTACGTTGATTTAATTATACATCTCTCAGTGCGGGACTAGTTAAGTACGATTCATTCTCGTCTCGATCCGCCTTTTCCCCTATCTTTCCCTTTTTCTTGTTGTGCCATTTTTTTATCAATTTTCGGAGGCCCCTTCCCCCCTTCCCTGTTTTTATTAGTCTTGGTCGCTGCACGCTTCTCGTCCATGTCATGGTCTTTTATTCTCGGTAACTCATTATCTCCCTTTCTTTTAGAGGGGTGTCTGAGGCTGAATTTCTTGGTCCAGCCAAAGATTTCCATTCCCCTTCTTTTTAGAACAACATTGAGGATGTCGATCCCGATCGGTACGATAATAACGACGGCGATTGTGATGAATAAGTTTGTTTTACTGTTCTCGGGGATGTTTTGAGGCGCAGTCCCGCTGACCCATAGCTTGAGCAACCCAAACCACGGTATCTCCCCTCGCGCCTTTCCGATAACCCATTCATCCTTTACAGGCTCGCGAAAAATCGAGATTTGATCATAGTATCCGTAGAGGACGCCACCCTCGCTGAAAACATTGTGATCGCCCATCGTGATATAGCCACCGTGAGGTGTCATATCTCGCGACTCAAAGTACTGGAGTATGCTGCGGAGGTCGAGTCGAAGCGTTACATTCAGATATCCAATTCCATAAATCTCGACGGCAGTCCGAAGATTCCACCATGTATGATCCCCTGTTGGTAGAACTTTCCATTGCCAATCTGGAAGTGATGCAAGTGAGGGAATATCGAAACCGCCACCGGTGGCATTGTAAATGATCTTGCAAATCGCCCTGTGAATGACCGGCGTAGAAGGAGAATTATCACCCTTCCTATATACAATGACATCGCCATATTCACCGTATGTTATGTGGCCTCTTTCAATCCCATCGATATAGGTTATGATGTTATCGCCACGCGCTTTTTTCACAATCACGATGTCTCCCGTATCGATGACACCGATGGAACTCCTCGAGTCGCTGTGTTGCATGCTGCTCGACTCGACAACGACGAGCGGGGGCCAGACTGAACTATAGGCGAAAAGCACCAAGAGAATAATCATAATCGTAGCTGCAGCGATTCCGATATTAACTAGCACCCTCCGTATCGCCTTAACGACCATTGTGTCACTGACCAAGTTGCTGATCAGCATCTCTTATTATAAATAATTGGGCTTCTCGTGGGGCCTAATGATTCGGTGTTTGCGCCGTCTTTCGAGATGCAAAAATTGGATATAGGAATCGACAATACGCCTTGTGACAATGACGAGACCCGATAACGATACGTACTTCATGAAAATGGCGGAGCTTGTAGCCACACGGTCGACCTGTCTTCGTAGGCAGGTTGGTGCCGTGATCGTAAAAGAGAAAAGGGTGCTTACGACAGGCTACAACGGTGCACCTCGTGGTCTAAAGCACTGTGGGGAAGTCGGTTGCGTAAGGGCGCAAAACCACATCGAGTCGGGAACGAGACACGAACTATGCCGTGGGGTACACGCTGAACAGAACGCGGTCATCCAGGCGGCATATTTTGGCGTGAGTATTAAGGGTGCCACGATTTACACGACGAATTTTCCGTGCGTCCTGTGTGCGAAGATCCTCGTCAACGCTGGGATCGAAGAAGTCGTTTACAAAGATGAATACATCGACGAACTCTCTAAGAAAATCCTAAGCGAAAGCAACGTCCGTGTTCGCAAATTTGAGGGATAATGTTCGGCGAACGCCGAAGTGCCTGCGGAACCAACCGTCCAAATATCTGGCTATAAATAAAGTTATTTTCGACTGCTCGACGATCAAATAACTAAACGTATAAATACGACAAGGATGTTCAACTCGCAGCTATCCGGGGAGAGTCTGGTGACACGAGCTGAAACGCTTCTCGAAATCAAGAAAGCGGAAGAAGAGGCAGAACAAATCGTCCGGGAGGCTCAGGAAAGGAGAAAAATAATTGTCGCCACCGCCCGGCGGGAAGCCGCGGAAAGAATGAGAGAGAGCGAGGAGAAGCTCAAGGCCGAGTTTGAATTAGCTGTTTCCAGGGAAAGAAGCCGCATCGCATCTCAAAAAGAAGAAATCCTCAAACGGGGGCGGGAGGAGGCTGAGAAGATCAAGAAACTGGCCGATGAGCGCATCCCAGAGATCAGACTTTATCTAAAGAACGCTTTTGAGAGGGCGATCGATGCTGCTACCAGAACAAATGGTTAGAGTTCTCGTCGTCGGTTCTAAGGACCTCTTAGAAAAAACGGTCGACCTGCTGTACCAAATGGAATGCGTGCATCTGATCGACTTTCCATCGGATGAAAAAGGGTTCACACTCGGCTCACCGCTACCAGCTGCATCTGATGCATCCCAGAAACTGCTGAAATTGAGGGCGATGCAGAAAGACCTTGGCATTGAGGAAGTGAAGGAGATCGAGCGCATCAGAACAGATGTGCTCGCAAGAGAACTCGACCAGATGATTGAAACGCTTCATCAGGAAATTTCAGATATTGTCGAGTCGAAGAAGAAAATCGAGGTCCGGTTGAGCGAATTAGAGCAGGAGAGAAAGAATATTGAGCCTTTTGTCGCTTTGCCTCTAGAGTTCGATCTCTATAGGGGTTACAAGTCTCTAGTCGTCTTTACTGGTTACATAAAATTTGATCCGGAAGGGGTCATCAGGGAGTCTATTGAGAAGTTTGAATTGTTCAAGAGCAAAGATGGGAGATTTATTGCGTTGTTTGTAGCGAGAGATGAGGCCGAGGAAGCTCAGCGCATCCTCGTTCAACATGGGTTTTCTGAACTTCCTGTACCACCAAGAAGTGGAAGACCAGAGGAGATCCTGAGGTCCATTGTTGTGGAGGAGGAAACTTTACGGAAAAGTATCGCTGACTTATCAGAAAAACTCGGGAAATTGAGGGAAAAGCACGCTGCATTTGCGCTCGCGGCAGAAGAACATCTCAGTATCATCGTGCAGAAAGCCGAAACGCCTTTGAGGGTCGGGGCGAGTGCCCACTCCTTTATCATCGAGGCATGGATACCAGAAAAGAATTTAGAACAACTCAAGAAAACATTTGCTGACAGCCTCGGCGAGAGAATTTACGTAGAAATACTCGAAAAGAGGGAAAGGAGAGTAGCTGAAGGGCATGAGGATGAGAGGGATGAAGCGCCTGTTAAGGTCGAAAATCCGAGGCCATTCAATCTTTTCGAATACCTCGTTGAGCTGATCTCGACGCCAAGATATAACGAGCTCGATCCAACCCCCCTGATCTCAATTTTCTTCCCGATCTTCTTTGGTCTGATGGTCGGGGATGTTGGGTACGGGATTCCATTCGTCATCCTTGGCTATCTAGGGTTGAAAAAATGCACGAGCAATGAGTGGCGGACGATCGCGACAATGCTCTTCTTCGGCGGTATATTCACAATAATATTCGGTCTATTCATGTTTGGGGAAGCTTTTGGTCTGCACTTTGCACCGAGTCCTCATGGTGAAATCACCTGGTCAAGCTTACTCGGCATTGAAATCCCGCATCATATCGAGGTCGGAGCTTTATCGATCCCACTGGGCCTCTTTAGCAAGCTCCATGATGTAAAAATGCTTTTGTACATAAGCGTCTGGATCGGTATCATTCATCTCTTCGTCGGGTATGCACTTGGGTTCATCAACGTCACAATTCGACATGGCCTGAGACATGCGGTTCTTGAGAAACTCTGTTGGCTTCTTATTTTAGTCGGCGCTGTAATGCTCGGGTTAGTCCTGCTGGACGGGCTGGTTCTTTCGAAACCTTTGGTCATGACTGACGCGAGGATGATTGGTGGTCTTACCACATTAATCCTCGGAATCATCATCGGGTTCAAGGGAGAAGGTGCGAGTGTTATTTTAGAACTGCCTGGATTGGTCAGCAATATCATGTCGTATTCAAGGTTGGCGGCAATCGGGATGTCGAAGGCAGGCATGGCCCTTGCCTTTAACATGATCGCGATAGAGATGATCGCCCCCGGTGGCGGTGTGATGGTCGCTATCGCTTTCGCTGTCTTCGCCGTCGGACACATGATGATCTTTATCCTTGCGGTGATCTCCGCGGGGTTGCATGGGATCAGGTTACAATATGTTGAATTCTTTACGAAGTTCTATGAGGGTGGAGGTCTTAAGTTCAATCCACTGAGAATCCGAAGAAAGTATACAACGGAGGTGTGAAAGAAATGGCAATAGAAGCGGGTTTGATCGCATTGGGTGCAGGTCTCGCGGTCGGTCTTGCTGGGCTCGGCGCGGGGCTTGCTGAGAAGGACGTCGGTACTGCAGCCGTCGGTGCCATGGCAGAGAACGAGAAGCTCTTTGGGAAGGGCCTTGTATTGATGGTCATTCCAGAGACGATCATCATTTTCGGGCTCGTCATGGCGATTCTGCTGTGGACCAAGATGGTATAAGGGTAGCAATTCGCAACAGGGAGCCTGATCATGGCGCTCGATACTGTAATCAGGGATATCCTAGAGAAAGCTAAAACAGAGGCAGATAAGATAATTGCAGAGGCGCAAAGGGAGCGAGATTCGATATCGAAGGAGTGCGAGGAATCGATCGCAAAGAAAAAGCGAGCGCAGGAGAAACAGCTCGAGGAACTTACTCGACGTCTCGCCCAGCAAGAGATCTCGAGTGCCGAGTTGGAAGCGAAGAAGATCGTTCTGAACGCGAAAAAGGAGATGCTCGATCGCGCGTTTAGTGAAGCCCTTCGTGAAATCTATGGAATGGATCGCGAGAGCAGGGCGAGGGTTTACAACAAGATCGTCGAAGGTGCGAAGACGATTATTCCAAGGCCGAGGATTGTTTGCCCGAAGGGTGACGCCTCGCTAGTCCAGAAAGACGCTACCGTTCTTGCCGTCGTCGAAGATGACATGGAACCTGGATTGATCATCGAAAGTGAAGACGGTTTAATGCGGCTGGACTTCAGATTCCGGACGATGCTCGAGGATATCTGGGAAAGGGAAATGAAGAAGATCTCGACGATACTGTTCGGGTGAACCTATGCAGCGATTCTGGGGGAAGAAGGGAAATTACGCATATGTCTGCGCAAGGATCAAAGCAAAGAAGAGCCTTCTTCTCACAAAGGATGTCTATCCAAAGCTGCTCATGATGGACCTGAACGAAATCGGTCGGTTCCTCGGAGAGACACAGTACCACGTGGAGATGACGGAGCTTGCCTCGAGGTATTCAGGCGTCGATCTAATTGAATTGGGAACAAGCCGCAATCTCGCGAGGATTTACAGCCAAATCATCGGGTTCAGTAGAGGTGAGCTGCGGGAAATGATCTGTGGCTATCTCGGACGGTGGGACGAGTGGAACATCAAGACAATCCTCAGGGGGAAGTATTCCGGTGCGAGCATAGAGGAGATACAGGAGGATCTCGTCCCAGCTGGAAGACTTGGTGAAGACACGCTAAACACCCTCCTCGCACTCGAAACCGTGGAAGAAGTCCTCGAAGCGCTGAGGACAAAGGAGGGCATCACGATCCCCGAGGAGGTTATCGCAGCTTACCGCGAAAGTGGAACGCTCGAGCCACTCGAGGAATATTTCGACAAGGTCTACTATTCTCGCCTTCTCGCCTCTATCAGAACAAATACAAAACCAGGGAAGCTTTTTCTCGCATTCGTTCAGAAAGAAATCGATGTGACAAACCTAAAGACGCTCCTCAAGCTGAAGCGCGAGAATGTCCCACCTGAAAGGTGCAAGGGATATTTTATTGATGGCGGCAGTGAGCTTACGATAAAGGAGTTACTGCGCCTCGCAAGTGTCGAGAACTTCGACCGTCTGGTCGAGGAGCTCGCCAAGTTCTCCTTCTACGAGGACATTAAAGAAGGGCTGCTCATTGCGAAGGAAAAGGGATCGCTGATCGAGGTGACGCTGGCACTGCAGAAATACCTCGTGAAGCAATCTGAGACATTCTCACACATTTATCCACTCTCGATCCTACCAGTACTCGATTATATTATAAGAAAAAAGATTGAGGTCGATAATATTAGGATCATCGCCCGCGGAAAGGAAAGCGGGCTCGATATCGAAGTAATAAAGAATTTATTGGTGGTTTGATGGAGATCGCCGTACTTGGCAACGAGGAATTCATACTCGGGTTTCGGCTCGCAGGTGTTACGCGTGTTTATAGAGCCGAAGGGGTCAAGGAATTTGAAGAAAAATTGCTAGA contains:
- a CDS encoding DUF3198 domain-containing protein is translated as MNARKLKSRLAHALTMGKPIHVELAPVFSICLSLLGLALLGIALMSLFMGVLFVTTGWAYWLLLVGLIFALLGGAWLWKFLSILTKYRKLLATRSKSEFITNLDEIEYMAWKLPSKYQRELDLKRNELKIK
- the hflX gene encoding GTPase HflX, which gives rise to MSWQTAAIITTNEKVAELEELAASAGYEVIYEIIQRRNIPDSSTFIGKGKIDEVRTVLRCRAVDTIIVNGDLKPSQQYNLERMLNIKCIDRVSLVLEIFASRANSKEAKLQVEKARLKYEIPFIRDWIHRTKKGERAGHFSSGDYEAAVYYDLIKKRIRKIDDELKKLRENNLYIGFKKKIRPPVVSLAGYTNAGKSSLFISLTKKDTIVEPKMFSTLKPLRGRIANIKEDLILIDTIGFLDNLPVFLIESFRNTIDEIFAADLVLLVLDISDPISEIERKLNASMKILLPDVDFRKVVVVLNKIDKLDSLEVEERMRFVSNRIQSNNIVAVSASTKAGIESLIERIKGYFEAFDHLKSDIRHVTETSYLAS
- a CDS encoding DNA-binding protein, with amino-acid sequence MNTKNLLLDLKIGGEILICSHEEDIIIVKLEDGEDVHSSLIEVSKRYDVKNGWVLGGVGILREFTLGYFTGKEYIKKYFEKPHELLSLSGSITIGTEVPIHLHCSVSSDQFEAFGGHLFKGTVNVLNEVLIRKFTKIELGRRLNPKTGYFELDIKCSEEM
- a CDS encoding ORC1-type DNA replication protein, coding for MPLDENIFQPYLKSKSLFKRNREILRPSYIPDELPHRQQQISQLAAVLATALRGDRPSNVLIFGKTGTGKTACVKYLGNEIRKADATSNRVNFFYMNCEVVDTQYGVLQNIGNRLISDFGERIPFTGWSTERLYNIFRERIEEEGKVNIIVLDEIDKLVYKSGDDILYHLSKINDDLVKAKVSLIGISNDLTFTEFLDPRVKSRLGEEKMVFPPYNAEQLQDILKQRAALAFEEGVLESSVIPLCAALAAQEHGDARRALDLLRVAAEIAERNRDDKITEAHVYKAKNKIELDCVTEAIRTLPTQSKLVLMSIVVNEEKGRERLTTGDVYEVYRELCRAVGVSVLTQRRITDLISELDMLGIIHARVKSFGRGGRTKEIELSVPPHDAKKILEEDEMLQGLKNFKPKTQTTLI
- a CDS encoding S26 family signal peptidase, yielding MVSDTMVVKAIRRVLVNIGIAAATIMIILLVLFAYSSVWPPLVVVESSSMQHSDSRSSIGVIDTGDIVIVKKARGDNIITYIDGIERGHITYGEYGDVIVYRKGDNSPSTPVIHRAICKIIYNATGGGFDIPSLASLPDWQWKVLPTGDHTWWNLRTAVEIYGIGYLNVTLRLDLRSILQYFESRDMTPHGGYITMGDHNVFSEGGVLYGYYDQISIFREPVKDEWVIGKARGEIPWFGLLKLWVSGTAPQNIPENSKTNLFITIAVVIIVPIGIDILNVVLKRRGMEIFGWTKKFSLRHPSKRKGDNELPRIKDHDMDEKRAATKTNKNREGGKGPPKIDKKMAQQEKGKDRGKGGSRRE
- a CDS encoding cytidine/deoxycytidylate deaminase family protein, giving the protein MTRPDNDTYFMKMAELVATRSTCLRRQVGAVIVKEKRVLTTGYNGAPRGLKHCGEVGCVRAQNHIESGTRHELCRGVHAEQNAVIQAAYFGVSIKGATIYTTNFPCVLCAKILVNAGIEEVVYKDEYIDELSKKILSESNVRVRKFEG
- a CDS encoding V-type ATP synthase subunit I; translated protein: MLLPEQMVRVLVVGSKDLLEKTVDLLYQMECVHLIDFPSDEKGFTLGSPLPAASDASQKLLKLRAMQKDLGIEEVKEIERIRTDVLARELDQMIETLHQEISDIVESKKKIEVRLSELEQERKNIEPFVALPLEFDLYRGYKSLVVFTGYIKFDPEGVIRESIEKFELFKSKDGRFIALFVARDEAEEAQRILVQHGFSELPVPPRSGRPEEILRSIVVEEETLRKSIADLSEKLGKLREKHAAFALAAEEHLSIIVQKAETPLRVGASAHSFIIEAWIPEKNLEQLKKTFADSLGERIYVEILEKRERRVAEGHEDERDEAPVKVENPRPFNLFEYLVELISTPRYNELDPTPLISIFFPIFFGLMVGDVGYGIPFVILGYLGLKKCTSNEWRTIATMLFFGGIFTIIFGLFMFGEAFGLHFAPSPHGEITWSSLLGIEIPHHIEVGALSIPLGLFSKLHDVKMLLYISVWIGIIHLFVGYALGFINVTIRHGLRHAVLEKLCWLLILVGAVMLGLVLLDGLVLSKPLVMTDARMIGGLTTLILGIIIGFKGEGASVILELPGLVSNIMSYSRLAAIGMSKAGMALAFNMIAIEMIAPGGGVMVAIAFAVFAVGHMMIFILAVISAGLHGIRLQYVEFFTKFYEGGGLKFNPLRIRRKYTTEV
- a CDS encoding ATPase, which codes for MAIEAGLIALGAGLAVGLAGLGAGLAEKDVGTAAVGAMAENEKLFGKGLVLMVIPETIIIFGLVMAILLWTKMV
- a CDS encoding V-type ATP synthase subunit E family protein; the protein is MALDTVIRDILEKAKTEADKIIAEAQRERDSISKECEESIAKKKRAQEKQLEELTRRLAQQEISSAELEAKKIVLNAKKEMLDRAFSEALREIYGMDRESRARVYNKIVEGAKTIIPRPRIVCPKGDASLVQKDATVLAVVEDDMEPGLIIESEDGLMRLDFRFRTMLEDIWEREMKKISTILFG
- the ahaC gene encoding ATP synthase A1 subunit C, whose product is MQRFWGKKGNYAYVCARIKAKKSLLLTKDVYPKLLMMDLNEIGRFLGETQYHVEMTELASRYSGVDLIELGTSRNLARIYSQIIGFSRGELREMICGYLGRWDEWNIKTILRGKYSGASIEEIQEDLVPAGRLGEDTLNTLLALETVEEVLEALRTKEGITIPEEVIAAYRESGTLEPLEEYFDKVYYSRLLASIRTNTKPGKLFLAFVQKEIDVTNLKTLLKLKRENVPPERCKGYFIDGGSELTIKELLRLASVENFDRLVEELAKFSFYEDIKEGLLIAKEKGSLIEVTLALQKYLVKQSETFSHIYPLSILPVLDYIIRKKIEVDNIRIIARGKESGLDIEVIKNLLVV